The Setaria italica strain Yugu1 chromosome VIII, Setaria_italica_v2.0, whole genome shotgun sequence genome includes the window CAGTTTTATTTCGCTGCCTGAATATGATGTGGATGTACAGAAAGTTTTGCTTTCATCATTTAGTTGCTCATGTTCTAAACATATATTTCAGGAATCAGAGATACTAGAACAGATAGACCGAGATGTAAAGCGAACACATCCAGACATATCATTTTTCTCTGCCAAGTCAAACCAGGTTTCCATTCAGTGTTTACGGTGTTCGTACTGTTACCTGTTCAACTAATAGGGACATATTGTTTGTACTAATCATTTTAACTCCTATCAGGAATCTCTGAGGCGTATTCTGATTATCTTTTCAAAATCGAACCCCAGCATAAGATATGTGCAAGGGATGAACGAAGTTTTGGCACCTCTATTCTACGTATTCAAGAATGACCCTGACCCAAGCAGCTCAGTAAGTTCATCtgttattaattattttttccatGATTGTCCACTGGGTCCCTAGATTTTGAGCCCATAACATTTGTAAACATCCTATTCGCCCCACCCTCCCTAGATAGAGAACATAATATTTGTTAATCTGTTCTTTTTTGATGTATCAATTCACAATTATTCTGTTGATTATTGGTGTCACGGGGTATTCGTCAACTGAATTACCCATTTTTGGAAATGTAGGCTTCAGCTGAAGCAGACACATACTTTTGCTTTGTTGAATTGTTGAGTGGCTTTAAGGACAATTATTGCAAGCATCTTGACAATAGCAGTGTGGGTATTCGATCTACACTTTCAAAGCTGTCCCAACTCTTGAAGCGACATGATGAAGAACTATGGCGTCACATGGAGGTTACTACGAAGGTAGGCAATTCAGTACTAGATTTCTCGTGTTAACTGTCAAGCAGTATGGATTGCTGGATTTTATGGAGATGAGATTTATCTACTGCAATTTTTTCCTAATTAAGCTTGTGTCATGCTGAGAACCCGCACATTAAATTGCATTAAGACAGCTTTGCTATCCTATTCTTATGTTTTCATCCATAGTTGAAATTATACTTCTCATTATAAATGCTGTAAGGTCTTGTCCACTGAACAGAAATAGCAGAAATTGAATGAGATAAAGTGGGTGTACAGTTTATCTTGTCATTAAACACTAAGTTTAGATTTGTACAACACATCTTACAGATTCCTGGTATTCTGGGTTTCAGTTAAATGATAGACTGAATAGTCTTCATAACAGAATATCTTATTTGTAGTCTTGGCGGCGTAATTGCTTAGGTTAAATGTGCAATATGCATATTACAAATGGTACATAGTAATTGCATAGCTACCTGTAAAATACACTGGTGTTTAGCAACTAGTGAATACAGAGATTCTTGCATGCATAGCAACTAAGCACACTAAAAAGCTTCCAAAGGACAATACCTGACATGTCTTGTTTTTCTCCAGTTGCATCATTGGTATTTATGCCAATTTGCTTTAGCAGATCAATATCGATAATCGGCTGCTGTTCAATATACAGGTGTACCCACaatattatgcatttagatggATCACATTGCTCTTGACGATGGAGTTCAGTTTCAACGTATGTATACATATTTGGGATGCTATCCTGGGCGACCCCGAAGGCCCACCGGTATGTTAGCACCTCCAAACTATATTTGTGGGCATCTTCCCAGCGGAGTTTAGGCTAAACTTTTGCATGCAGGACACACTGATGAGGATATGCTGTGCTATGCTCATCCTAGTCCGGAAGCGACTCTTGGCTGGGGACTTCACCGCCAACATCCAGTTGCTGCAGCATTACCCAGCTACTAACATCGATCACCTCCTGCACATCGCCAACCGATTGAGAGGGACCGTAGCCAGCTAGTTATATCTGTACTTCAATTTTGCCCATGTGATCCTCATCTGCTTATATCGCGAAATAGCAAGAACATCAGTGTTCCTAGAGTGGCGTTGCTTTTGTGGTTTGTTTGGCCAGCTTTGGTGTGGCCAGCCAAAACGTGGCTCAAGATCAGAAGATTAGAAGATTAGACAAGATATCGGAGCTATGAGTACACTTCTGTTTTCGTATACATCGAAAACAGTCTCCTGGGCTTCTTCCTGCTTTCAGTATAGGTAAGCGAAGGAATGATTGTATTCCGTTCATGTGAAGATACGTGCTACCGGATAGGTTTCCCTTGTAGCAACAGAGGAGTGTTATCTTTTGCAGTGTATTATTTTAATGTGATAATTAGAATATGTAGAAAAAACTTGATCTTGGATATAGGGATCGCTGTGACAAATTAGCTTGTCGCCTTGTTAATGAAATCTGTTCATGGCTGTGGCACCTAGGGCTGTTAATGGGTGACGTCAATCCATTCAAATTGTGAAAAATAAGTGGTTTTAGATGGCCACAAGAGCCCACTTCCATCCAGTTGTGGACCCAGGAATTCTCCAAGACTAGGGCCAAAAACAAAGTGTAAAAAGGTTCATGTACAAGATTCCACATCAACAAATAGCAAGGGACAAATTCACAATGGATACAATACTTGAGCTCTATGTTTACTAGACAAAAACAAGGTAAATATGAATTTTTGGTTGCCATGAACCTAACAATAACCAAATATAAACTCCCTTGAGGCATAAACGCTAATGTTTTGATGCATTTCCACAAGACAGCAACTGGTTTGCAAACACTAGCATTACTAACAAGTTTTGAAACCGAGCTATTTATCAAACTTAAGATCGTTAGTAATCCTCTTAAATAAAGGATATGATTTTAGATTACAATTCCATTCACGAAATCAACGTGGTAGCTGCAAGTGATTTTAGAAATTATCTAGATTATTACTCGGTTGCTTTACAGAGAAATGAGAGGAGATGGGAGGTGCTGACCGCGTAGGGTCCCCGGAGAAGTCACTCGGCAGGAGCACGTCCATTGGATAAGATTCAGTAAAGCTGACAATGTTGAGAACTTGAGATGAGACATGAACTAGTACATCTTTAATAGTGTGATAAATAGTTCGACTTTCAATCCAAAGATCCAACTGAATAGAAAATTTGAAGTGTGAGAAGTTGGGACAAGAGCAAAACCACAAATTTCTGGAGAGGAGAGGTGGAGCTGCGGGCTGGCGCCTGTGCCAGCGCGCTTGCGTTGTGGTGCCCTTGCGCGGTTGCTctggcgcgccgccgctgcccgcagGCAGTTCCTGCAACGCAGCTAGGAGTTGAGTTGCCAAGGGCAAGGTCGCAACGTCAAGGACGAGGTAATCTGCCGAGGAGCGCGTGGAGCCGAGCCCCGAGCTGTCGAGCGCCGAGGGACAACTGGACGAGGGCTCCGGCGGGCGGATGGGAGGAAACCGGCAGGTGCGGCGCACTGGTGCGACGGTTCGCTCCTaggccctggcggcggcgggggcaggtgGACTGAAGCAGGGGAGCAGCGCGCAGCGAGAGATGGAGGAGCCGTGGAGCACTGAACTTGGGCCTGTTTCGGTATCAAGCCTGCTGATTGTGGGCCAAAATTAAAGAGGGGTAACTGAGTGTTCCTGGGCCACGACCCTAGTGGCCCTAGGCGTAGGTCCGCCCCTGCTTCCATGTATATAATTGGATGCATGATCGCGGCTCTCTGCCCACACACCATGGCTGCGGACCGCGGCTGAGCGCCATGCTTACATGACTTCCGCAATGAAGCAGAAGCTCAAGTGAGCTCATTACCAGGAGGAAAGGGTGGGAAGGGCAAGCCAAGCTTGCCCCAGAGCAATTAGATCCTAATTTGTCAGCGTAAAAGAATGACCCAATATTCCATCGTGTGGTAAATACTTTATAAGAACATATTTACTTGCGGATCGTATGAGATTTCTTTCCATATAAAACACCTCATTTTCTTCCATATAGGGGGCATGGTGTGCATCCTCTTTCGCATTGAAACACATTCGTCTTTGAAAAAATAGATTCAATAGCtacattcattttttttaaaaatagattCAATAGCTTACTCACCTGTTGTAGTAGTAGTTTTGTGTGCTCCATTGGAGGTTCGGAAAGATGTTATGATGACGTCCAATGAGGATGACAAAGATTGTAGCCTCTTCGTTGTTGCGGTGTGAGGTTTGTTGTTGTGGTGGAGTCCAAAAATGGTGGCGCTTCCTTATTCGGCACCCCGGCAACACAACCTTTCATTGAAGCTTTTCTTTCCGGGAAATGCTCTAATGGAGTCAGGTGTTATCAAGGAAGCAAAGGCTAAAATCAATAGTCTACGAAGGAGTTTCTCGAGTTGGATAAAGACAATGCAATAGACAAAATGAGAAAGGAGTTAATCGCACGGACTAAGCAGATCCAGGGAAGCTCCAGGATGGCCAAATATCTTGATCTAACTGGGCTCCATGATATGCAAACATGAGCTGTCAAGGATCTAGAAACTCTTGTACCATGGGAATCAAATAGAGCCAAGTGGTTGTGAAGCAACAAACACTCTCAGTGGCAAAAACTTTCCATAGgtactgctccctccgttccaaatta containing:
- the LOC101772790 gene encoding TBC domain-containing protein C1952.17c gives rise to the protein MRKKGRPVPEWLNSPIWSAPPPAPAPPDPYGADLAPPPPPKPPPPVATAPPMPPPPSYEQAVREGGGRGDEEEEGAGAVLRAHLLADFKAALSKKVVNMGELQRLACLGVPDGGAGVRPVVWKLLLGYLPTDRGLWPYELEKKRSQYSAYKEEFLLNPSEKLRRIEESKLSRKKELNIERIGLLPRLEVTNEEHPLSSGKSSLWNQYFQESEILEQIDRDVKRTHPDISFFSAKSNQESLRRILIIFSKSNPSIRYVQGMNEVLAPLFYVFKNDPDPSSSASAEADTYFCFVELLSGFKDNYCKHLDNSSVGIRSTLSKLSQLLKRHDEELWRHMEVTTKVYPQYYAFRWITLLLTMEFSFNVCIHIWDAILGDPEGPPDTLMRICCAMLILVRKRLLAGDFTANIQLLQHYPATNIDHLLHIANRLRGTVAS